Part of the Pagrus major chromosome 9, Pma_NU_1.0 genome, TGATGTGTTCAAATTTCAGTAAACACTGGATAGCAATCacttaaaatgtacatttcattttgtgtgacTTTGCTGACAGTTTATAGTCCAGTATACATTTTTGCTAATTCAGGACAGTGCTGTTGGATTTATTAAAAGTTGTCAAATGattaaggaaaaaataaaaatccagttCAAATTTGATCAACAGTTTTTGCCGTTGTTTGATCGAGTCATCTGTCTTAATGTGATGTTATCCGGAATGTGTTTTCCTGCacctactttttaaaattttctgTGATTCATAACATTATTAGTGTAAAAATCAACCTACAGTGACCCTTCTCACATGTCATGGTGCTGTATCACAGCCATTTAAGTCATTTAGATTAACTTGTGTCGTGCACAGTAAGCCATGTCAATGCTAGGAGTCTGAAATGCAAATTAATTCAAAGTTAAAAGCAAGATTCATGTAAACAGTGCTTCAGAAGATGCTCATTACAACAACGCAAACCTTATTCTATAGATTTGTGTTAAAGCGTAACTCCAACAATTTTACACCTTGGAAATGTGTTCACAGGTcctggggagtactactgcatacgtgaataagtagtataaagccttttgtggctccagaggaagcggCATGTAACCTGATAAATTgcctgcagtgatgtcactcagtggctaagatGCAATGGGGGTTGATGTTCACATCACAAGACCCAAACTATcactttaattaacattttttcaggAAATAAAGGATTAGTCCTCCATGCTGGCTGTCATCAACAATTTAGTGCCATTTACAATAACTCAATCTGTTGGTGAAGAGCATGTGATGGGGTTGGAAAACATCTAAACAGCTACTAAATAGACCTTATTTTTAGATTGTTGCGTCCATTAATTGTAACGGCCAATCTGATTTTTGCACAGCTTGATTGTTTAGGGGAATATGACTCATTGAAATTGAGCtacttaaatatattttttatgattattgGATATTCGAATTTACTGTCTTTTGTTTGCACATTTGTGAATTTATATTAAATCCACCTGCTGTGAGAGACCATGTGATTCGATCAAAAGCTACTTGGAGTTCATTCTGTTGAGATTGTGTCACCTTTAAAATCAGGTTTTGGAAattgtataaataaatattttaagagGGGAAATCAAACCGAACaaagtgtaaattaaaatattcCAGTCCTGTAACATTAAATGTTCAGTGGTATTTACATTGGAGTTATAGTGGAAATTATTTCAAAGTGACCAGTAAAAAACTATGTCAGCAAATACCTCACAGcaagttttatttatacatccAAAAACAAAGATCAAATTTCTCACACTATATACAGATATTACATACAGTGTTTGTACACATATTACATAATTTGTACAcaagaaaaatatacataaaaatgtaaacctTTGTATACAAAAAATACCTTAGACAAATTAAACAAGGACCAATAACAAAAGGTGACTAGATTAGCTCATCCtatctttaaaaacagtaaTACAGTACATTCAATGAGTATAGGAATTTGTCAGCCATTTCTGAATTCAAGCAGTTAAATGTGCCTACGAGCCCTGTTCATTTTGTTCTATGTGGTTTTTTGGGAGAGCAAACTGGTGCAGTGGCTAATCTCATGCTATGGGGGGATACAGCAGTAATGCCTTGCAAGCATTTTCATCAACCAACctgacttttttgtcttttttaaaaacttttcgGGACACTTTGTTTATGACTTTTCGTGACGATGCTGCAGTCAGCGAGAAGCCCAGTCGTCTCTGGTGGAGCTACGGGTTTTTACACTCTTATTCTCTTTGGAAGGGATAGAGACAGAACTGGGCCTTctcacagctggaaatgtgGGGGTCTGGTTCAGACTCAGAGCTGGTAATGATGGCAGCTGTTCATTTAATGAGCGTCCGAGCaaggaaaaagaaattaaaaaaaaggcaagacAGATACGGGACATGTGAAACACAACGGGCCTCATCCACTCCTGTGCAAAtccatgttaaaaaaaaaaaaaaaacttcgTTTTTCTCCACAAAATGAAATGCCAATGCATATATTCCTATGTTTCATACTGCCAAGAATCAAGCCAGTGACCATAATCTAATATCGATATTATAATACTCTCACACAAAAAGGTTGCTGCCCCATGCAATCTCTTCCTGGAGTTTAATAGCTATCAAAAGTATTCTCCATCAGGATATTTGTTAAAAACATAATGACAGCATACACAGCATACAAACATTGATCCCTCCGAATTCAAAGAGAACTCACGACCATTTTGATAGCCATTAAAAAACAAGAGACTCTTTCTACAAGACACAGGTTCCACTGAATACATTGCAAATAACAATTTCAATCCATTGCTACTCAATAATTCACCAACAAACCCCAAGATAGAGACTGCTACTCTATATACCTAATACTCAACAATGTCTGACAGATCTGTCTAATATAATATCTATCAAAAGCCATGGTTGTACTGCTGTATGAGTCGTTAGACAGGAGGTGGAGCTCTTCTTCTAAAATTCATAATTTATACCATTTAATTCACGGCCTGCGCCTTCTCGGGCTAGTCTGGCCTTGACGCATTGTATTACGTTTTCTTGGGGAGTCCTGAAACGGATTTTTTTAAGTCATGTATGTCATTAAAGACCATTGTTTATGTGGAGCAGAGAGCACCTTTGAGAGTAGACACTTAAAGTCCCTGGATTACGCCATCATCGCCCCGACCATTAACACTGAAACTCATTTATTCGCCTTTAAAAAATCCACTCGGTGTGACCCAAGAGAATAGGTTAGGCTGACCTGATCGCTTGGTCTCTATAGGCTCTAGTTCTGAGTGCTGTAAAATAAGAAAAGTTTACAACAGCTATAGAGGCCAAAATATATTCCTGTCAAGTGAAGCTACGTGTGATGAGACCAATAAAATACCTTACGATGCTAGAGTtatgttaatgtgtttattgCTTTAAGAAACTATATTTACCTTCAAGTGTCTACTAGGCCACTCAGAGTCCCACAACCAATGGTGAGGTCAGAGATTTTGACGTCTGAGCAAACCAATAAATgagcacatatacagtatacacaatataaaaacagctgtttaaaagTATTTTGGTAAATTCATATGACTGTGAAATCTGTAAGATTCTATATCATGATAACAGTTAAATAGCTTGAAATATAATGGGTCACAAATATCACAACCTGTACTCTTATTTTTCAGAGGGTGATACGAGCAGTGTATGAAACAGgtgaggaaattaaaaaaagaatgcGATGGCCATCTGAGCGAGGCAGGGTACAGTTGATCATTTGGAGACAGGACTTGAACTGGCAAATCAAACAAAGCGACCGCTGATTGAGGCTTCTACGTCAATGGATTCTGAGCGCTGTGACACATAATCTCTGCTAAAGGTCCTTCCGCCAATTTTCACCCGTTTATTTCATCACGACTGTTACCCCCCCCTGCTGACGAAACCACAAGGCATCGAACGAGTGGACTCGCACTGACTTAGAATCCCAGACGACCATCAACGAAAGTAGAAAAATCTTTAGGAAAGGTAGGTTGTGCAAATTCATTATCAAATAGTGCACGATTACCAAATTGCACGCATGTAGCAGATGAAGAGGGGTGGTCGATCGTTAGCCAGTCGACTGGGTTCTAAGTGATTGCGAGTCCACAGGCCGTCATGCAGCCGCTGCAGGCCGCCTGCTCTCACTTACTCTGCGTGAAGGGTGGTGTGGCGCTGTTGGCACTTGCAGCGGTGGCACTAACAATTGAAAAGCCAGCGGGGGGCGCTGTGGAGCTGTGGCTGGGCTGCACGTCTTTCGGGATTCCACTGTGGGAGGCCAATTGATGGCCAAAGGCCGCGCTGAACTGAGGGAGCTGTTGCTTGGGCTGTGTGGAGGTCAGAAGATCGTGTGAAGAGGACGAGGGGGCAGGGGGAGTTGTTAAACCCGTCAGCCCACTCTGGGGCATCGCTGAGAGCGCAGCCATGGGCTGCAGCGTCACAGAGTGGGTGGTGGCCGGGGGAGTGGACAGGGAGGTGGATATGAGATGACTTTCTGACCCTATGAGATTGCCAAACTGCGCGGGGTCGGTGATGGGGAGAGGGAGATTGTTCCATGTCGAGCGCGGGGCTCCGGGTACCCCGCTGAGAGGgacctccagcagcagaggggTGTCTGTCTGGAAGGAGCTGGTGTGAGGAGAAGATATGTGGTCACTATATGGGGATGGCACATGCTCACTGCTATAGTGGCTGCCTTGAGGAGATGACGTGGGCACGTCCGACTTGGCCAGGACGTGAGATGTGTGTGTCCGGGAAAACGTTCGCTCTGTTATGGAGGTCTGAGTGAGCAGGGAGGTGGTGGCGGGGGttgctgaagaagaagatgaggtCAGGTTGGAGCACGACGACGGGGGCTGGTTAGCGGGCTGAGATGGCGGCGACGGGGGAAAGTGGCCCCCAGTAGACTGCAGTAGATTGTCCTCCAGCTCGAGGCTGGTGAAGTTCTCTGTAGGGATGCGACTGTTGAGCAGGTCCCCCATGCCCCCCGGCTGGACCGGACCGGGGAACACGGTCATGGCTCGGTGGTCCACTCCTTCAGAGGGGGCCAGGTCTGCCATGGAGGTGAGGCACACCAATGAGTCTGGGTAGGATCCCATAGCCTGCAGGGCGCGCACAagctcctcagcctcctccGTGGTGGGCAATAAATCACCGTTCTtacctacaaacacacatatgaagAGTTATCATAATCAAATCACACtgggtttatttttttatagcaCTGTAACACTGGACAAAAACACCCTCCCACCCTTTTGTTGTCAGTGGGAAATAGATCTGCAACTTACGATTATTACAGGAGCGGGTTTACAGACGTTAACAAAACCTGCAAAcgtgctaattttggtgtatgAAAAATGGTGTTAGTGTACATAGTGGTGCATAAAATAAGCGCTGGATAACAACCTTCAAACAAGTCAAAGTCCTGAAGGTCATCAGGTAGTCTGGGTAACACGTCGGAGAAATCCTCCTGGTTTAGCTCAAGGTCATTTGGAATGTCTGCCATTTCATTGGTGATATCGTCAGGAAGCTCCTCCGCACTCAGGTCTGGAGTTGAGGGGCTAGTGTCAAAAAGATAAGATAGAAATACTTAGAGAAGAATTACAACATGCTGCTGTATGCCATGTGGGAGCTGTTGGAACATGTGTGACACAAGAGTATTCTCGCTGACACTggatctgctgctgcacactAAATTTTTAACTCCACAGTGTAGGGACACAGGTGTAGCATACCTGATGCTGGCCTGTGAGGGCATCGCTAGGCTCGTCGAAGGCATTCCCAGGTTCCCCTGCGGCAACGCCGGAGGGATGGGTTTCTGAGGCCTCCGcggccctctcctcctcttcttcttgtgttttttggtgaGCGCCGGTGGTTTGGTCTTTTTGCGTGGCTTtcgctgttgctgctgctggtgctgcacTCGTCGGTTACCATCCCCTCGAAGGAAGTTATCCTGTGGGAATGTAGAGAAGAGCATTGAGTCGTTGTAGTACCAACCCATATGAAATAACCAGAGAAtattaaaggaaatgttttgggACATAACCCACTCTCATgcgctaaatatgaagctgctgCCAGCTGGCTAaattagcttagcacaaagactggaaacgaggggaaacagctagccttgctctgtccaaatgtaacaaaatccaTCTACCAGCACCTGTCACGCTGCTCCTGGTTACTAACAAGACACAGCTTGTTAATTAGTGAACTTTAGAAGTGCTGGTAGGTGGACTGTGAGACCTTTTGGCAGAGACAGGCTAGCTGTTCTCTAAGTAAGCACATATTTATTGAACATCACATTCTCAACtgtaaaacagcaaaaaaacaaacaaacactgtacTTTGCCTTTAAATGTTGAACTCACCATTTTTTTGGCATGCTCTTCACAGAGTGGTGTCTGGTGCGTGATGTCAAACACGGGGATGGAGCACTGCTGACCATCTGCAAATTTGGCTGTGCAACTAGCAAAGAGCTGCTGGGAACGATTCAACAGAATGTCTGCACAGAACaatgaaggaaaaaacacaatagaACAGAAAGAGGCCGTGTAATCATAGCACTGCACCATaatatgtgattttaaaaacacGTGCACAGATTAGAAACTAGAATCACGGCCATTCATCTGCACTTGTAGCGACCAGCTGCAGAATCAGTGACGTGGTGGAAAGGATACGCTGAAAGCAGTGTTGAGTGAAGGGCAGAGCCCTGTTGTTGCAGGCCTGGCCCTTTGTGCTGCCAGTGCAGGTCCCCGTGTTCGTGTTCTGCTGCCTTGCAGGAGCCACACTGCGGAGACATACAGACACCGGactgaacaaacagacacgACACTGCACATTTGTTGTGTTGAGCACGTTTCAAACTAGGTGATGAAGATTGCAAGATTAGAAGACAGACACCAGCTTGAGGAATTTTCTATTTAACAGGTGAGTGATGGGAAGTTCCTGACTGGTTTGGGGTTCGATCAAACTGTATTTATATTAGTCCAAAATTGACTGTTAACACATTTGTGAGTGTACCTTGAAGAGCTTCGAGAGGCACCGCTTAACTCCTGTATCAGCTGCCCGGCACAGTCGGGGTCGTTACTGGCGGCGTGCAGCAAGGCTTTGCGGAAGGCGTAGCGATATCTCTTTTGGCGGATGCTCGCCCTCTCCTGCCTGCACATGTGCTTGTATTTCTCCTGGAGGTACGAGCAAAGCCTCAGTAGCCGCGTTCTCCGCGTGGAACCGCTGTCATCTTCCAACCTGTTTACAAAACAATTCAGAGCAGTTATGATGAGAAgcttgtacattttttttatgagtAACATTCAAGTACTTTCAAGCTACCTTACCAATAATTTCCAGACTTTAGAAGCATTAATCATCACATCTAAATTGCTACTATAAATGCAATTAAAGATCGAGTTCAGAGAATTCCTTTATCCCCACAGCAATCAATGTTTGTTATCGCCTTATTTATTTAACCAGCTGTTCATATTAACTTTGATGTAATGTATTGTATCAACAGAGGACTTATCTAATTTTGAATTGCAAGTGaacacaccaaaaaaacaacaaacgaATATGACGCCAGGATCATTTCATGTAAGATATTAAAAGGTTTTGCTTTCCAAGAGTAGATATAGTAGATTATACTGTGGGGTTAAGATACCGACCCATTCTGTGGTCTCCAAGAGCTCTGGAAAGGAATAAAtgtctctgcctcctcctcttcatcttcatcatcttcagcGCTGTCCTCTGACCAGTCCAATCCTGGAAGAGAAGTTGTTAGAGCAGCTCATCTACTTCTGCATAagattgaaatgaaaaaacCCCACTGAGATTAAAGAGCGGTGGtaaatgcatttaaattaaGCACCTAAATGTGGAAAGAGGTCCCCGTGCTCCCGGTGTCTCTTGGCACAGAGCCGCACCAGATGTTGCAACCTGGCCAGGCAGGTGGCAGAAGGTGAGAAGGCAGCGGGACGCATGACGACCACATGCCGCTGATTGTTACTGCCGCCGTCCTTGCAACTGACAGGCAAGTGAGTAGCAGTGAAAGGCGTTTTCCTGTTGAGTGATGGCCCAGAAGGTTGCACAGGACTGGGTGCTGCATTAGCGGGCATCCCTGGAGGCAGAAAGTTGACCGTCTGAGGTGGTGGTGGATTGCATAATAAACCCTGCTGCTGCCCGGGGAATATGAAAGACGTCACGCTCGAGTGCTGGGGCGGCTGAAGAAGACCTGACTGCTGCCGTGGGAGGTGAGCGTTGAGCGGCGAGGAGGGGTGGACATGGGGGACAGGGGAGGGGCTAAAGTGCTCAGGCGGTGGCTGGAAGAGGTCCGTGTCATGGCAGAGTTTCTGGTTGAGCACAAGGCGACTCTGTAGTTTCTTCTTGATGGCGCTGCCCTTCCGAGGAGTGCCCACCTCCTCCCCGTCCGTGTCATCCTCGTAAAAGGCAAAAGGGTCCAGGAGTTCCCCATCAGGGAGGGGTAACAGGCGTGTACAGGGGGGAGACGGCGGAAGTTCATCTAGACCATTGGAAGCTTTCAGAGCTAGTGAGGGCACAGTTATGTTGAGGGCAACTGACTCCAGGTGAGCCCGAGAGCGCATTTCCTCCAAAgcatcatgtttctttttccGTTCCTTCTTAGGGATGAAGCCCAGAACCTGCAGGTGGCTGTTACAGTAtctagaaacaaaaaaacacatcctcaGCATACTATGTACAGCAGTAACATAATGTTTTCTACACAGCGTAGTTGAATGTGCcacatgtgcaaacaaacacacacctgcggTCCTCAGACTTGGGGATGGGGTTGGTACATCGCTGGCTGTTGTACTTGGCCACATATTCACATTGCTTGAATGGGGCTGTCTTATCTTCCAGGACGTGCCGTATACAGAAAGCATAGCCATTTAGTCTGCGCTGCTTGCACAGCTTTGGGCTGTACGAGCACAACGGCTTATTGTCCACCTCTGAGAAGTGTATGTGTTTGCCTTCATACATCACGTGACTCTTGTCCTTGACAACATCAGCTGATGGGATAAAGTCAGAGAAAACTCATGAATTAGATCAATGACAGGTCACAGTGAGGAGGTAACCATGCATGCACACAGGTTTGAGAGGCGGGGAAACGGTCACCTCTGCAGCAGGTGACTGTTTAATAAGTTATCATCATGACTTTGCAGTGtaatttactgtgtttttttctttttacagtatcatattgaaaattaaatggCATTCCAAGACTTGGACTTATTTCATTCATGATTCTTGTTAATTAAACTGCTACATCAGTGAATGCTGTGAATGAGAAATAATCATTCTTCTAAAAATATTTACTTCAGACCTTCATGGTCCAGAGAAACGTCGCCTCTGGTAACTGTCATGTTACTTTTACACCCACTCATTTTCACTCTCAAAGTCTCTCATTGATAATCGAGCGGTGCACAGAGAATAGGTCATTTCATTCATCAGTCCATTCAATGATCCATCAGGCGAGCACTTAAAAGATCACATGATGGTGGTTAAATAGTATACTGCATGTAAAAAGTTACGAGCTAGAAAATACACCAGCTGGGACGTAGACATTACTACACGACTAGTTGAAGactcaaata contains:
- the ino80da gene encoding INO80 complex subunit Da isoform X2, producing MYEGKHIHFSEVDNKPLCSYSPKLCKQRRLNGYAFCIRHVLEDKTAPFKQCEYVAKYNSQRCTNPIPKSEDRRYCNSHLQVLGFIPKKERKKKHDALEEMRSRAHLESVALNITVPSLALKASNGLDELPPSPPCTRLLPLPDGELLDPFAFYEDDTDGEEVGTPRKGSAIKKKLQSRLVLNQKLCHDTDLFQPPPEHFSPSPVPHVHPSSPLNAHLPRQQSGLLQPPQHSSVTSFIFPGQQQGLLCNPPPPQTVNFLPPGMPANAAPSPVQPSGPSLNRKTPFTATHLPVSCKDGGSNNQRHVVVMRPAAFSPSATCLARLQHLVRLCAKRHREHGDLFPHLGLDWSEDSAEDDEDEEEEAETFIPFQSSWRPQNGLEDDSGSTRRTRLLRLCSYLQEKYKHMCRQERASIRQKRYRYAFRKALLHAASNDPDCAGQLIQELSGASRSSSSVAPARQQNTNTGTCTGSTKGQACNNRALPFTQHCFQHILLNRSQQLFASCTAKFADGQQCSIPVFDITHQTPLCEEHAKKMDNFLRGDGNRRVQHQQQQQRKPRKKTKPPALTKKHKKKRRRGPRRPQKPIPPALPQGNLGMPSTSLAMPSQASISPSTPDLSAEELPDDITNEMADIPNDLELNQEDFSDVLPRLPDDLQDFDLFEGKNGDLLPTTEEAEELVRALQAMGSYPDSLVCLTSMADLAPSEGVDHRAMTVFPGPVQPGGMGDLLNSRIPTENFTSLELEDNLLQSTGGHFPPSPPSQPANQPPSSCSNLTSSSSSATPATTSLLTQTSITERTFSRTHTSHVLAKSDVPTSSPQGSHYSSEHVPSPYSDHISSPHTSSFQTDTPLLLEVPLSGVPGAPRSTWNNLPLPITDPAQFGNLIGSESHLISTSLSTPPATTHSVTLQPMAALSAMPQSGLTGLTTPPAPSSSSHDLLTSTQPKQQLPQFSAAFGHQLASHSGIPKDVQPSHSSTAPPAGFSIVSATAASANSATPPFTQSK
- the ino80da gene encoding INO80 complex subunit Da isoform X1 produces the protein MEDDSRGPADVVKDKSHVMYEGKHIHFSEVDNKPLCSYSPKLCKQRRLNGYAFCIRHVLEDKTAPFKQCEYVAKYNSQRCTNPIPKSEDRRYCNSHLQVLGFIPKKERKKKHDALEEMRSRAHLESVALNITVPSLALKASNGLDELPPSPPCTRLLPLPDGELLDPFAFYEDDTDGEEVGTPRKGSAIKKKLQSRLVLNQKLCHDTDLFQPPPEHFSPSPVPHVHPSSPLNAHLPRQQSGLLQPPQHSSVTSFIFPGQQQGLLCNPPPPQTVNFLPPGMPANAAPSPVQPSGPSLNRKTPFTATHLPVSCKDGGSNNQRHVVVMRPAAFSPSATCLARLQHLVRLCAKRHREHGDLFPHLGLDWSEDSAEDDEDEEEEAETFIPFQSSWRPQNGLEDDSGSTRRTRLLRLCSYLQEKYKHMCRQERASIRQKRYRYAFRKALLHAASNDPDCAGQLIQELSGASRSSSSVAPARQQNTNTGTCTGSTKGQACNNRALPFTQHCFQHILLNRSQQLFASCTAKFADGQQCSIPVFDITHQTPLCEEHAKKMDNFLRGDGNRRVQHQQQQQRKPRKKTKPPALTKKHKKKRRRGPRRPQKPIPPALPQGNLGMPSTSLAMPSQASISPSTPDLSAEELPDDITNEMADIPNDLELNQEDFSDVLPRLPDDLQDFDLFEGKNGDLLPTTEEAEELVRALQAMGSYPDSLVCLTSMADLAPSEGVDHRAMTVFPGPVQPGGMGDLLNSRIPTENFTSLELEDNLLQSTGGHFPPSPPSQPANQPPSSCSNLTSSSSSATPATTSLLTQTSITERTFSRTHTSHVLAKSDVPTSSPQGSHYSSEHVPSPYSDHISSPHTSSFQTDTPLLLEVPLSGVPGAPRSTWNNLPLPITDPAQFGNLIGSESHLISTSLSTPPATTHSVTLQPMAALSAMPQSGLTGLTTPPAPSSSSHDLLTSTQPKQQLPQFSAAFGHQLASHSGIPKDVQPSHSSTAPPAGFSIVSATAASANSATPPFTQSK